In Vicia villosa cultivar HV-30 ecotype Madison, WI unplaced genomic scaffold, Vvil1.0 ctg.000423F_1_1_1, whole genome shotgun sequence, the following are encoded in one genomic region:
- the LOC131628125 gene encoding F-box/kelch-repeat protein At3g06240-like — translation MDVDASLHDVSAYSSLTFECFRSQRCFEVRGCFRGFLCFYNGTYIYLLNPSTGLIKQIPDSPIILNELLSGFVYYQPTDDYLIVSGFSEYDTPVTSPIKLMIFSLRADKWKPIEVASHLPYRETSVSEFTPKCGLFLNGSIHWMVHNYETSKNVIIAFDLKEITISEIALPYDFIFSYSNNYSIYYVL, via the coding sequence ATGGATGTTGATGCATCCCTTCACGATGTTTCTGCATATTCTTCATTAACTTTTGAGTGTTTTCGTTCCCAACGTTGTTTTGAAGTTAGAGGTTGTTTTAGAGGGTTTCTGTGTTTCTACAATGGCACATACATCTATCTATTGAATCCATCCACCggtttgatcaaacaaatacccGATTCTCCTATAATACTTAATGAACTTCTTTCTGGTTTTGTATATTACCAGCCCACTGATGATTACTTGATAGTTTCCGGGTTCAGCGAATATGACACGCCGGTAACTAGTCCaattaaattgatgattttctCATTGAGAGCTGATAAGTGGAAACCAATTGAGGTTGCTTCTCATTTGCCTTATAGGGAGACTTCTGTATCGGAATTTACCCCTAAATGCGGATTGTTCTTGAATGGATCTATCCATTGGATGGTTCATAATTATGAGACCTCAAAGAATGTTATTATTGCGTTTGATTTAAAGGAAATCACGATATCAGAGATAGCTCTGCCATATGATTTTATTTTCAGTTATAGTAATAATTATTCTATATATtatgtgttgtga